One segment of Stappia sp. 28M-7 DNA contains the following:
- a CDS encoding DUF1491 family protein, giving the protein MRLTSGFWVSALIRRCFGENAWAGVVSRGAEEAGAIYLVVDRRDGTCDLYGPAPQSLFMDAPVGDRLFERLAERAEREKVEARLASERRMDPDIWVVEIEERNGRTFWDVAPD; this is encoded by the coding sequence ATGCGCCTGACTTCCGGTTTCTGGGTCTCGGCCCTGATCCGTCGCTGCTTCGGCGAGAACGCCTGGGCCGGCGTGGTCTCCAGGGGCGCGGAGGAAGCCGGCGCCATCTATCTGGTGGTCGACCGGCGCGACGGCACCTGCGATCTCTACGGCCCTGCCCCGCAAAGCCTGTTCATGGACGCGCCCGTCGGCGACCGGCTGTTCGAGCGCCTGGCCGAGCGCGCGGAGCGGGAAAAGGTCGAGGCGCGGCTTGCCTCCGAGCGGCGCATGGATCCCGATATCTGGGTGGTCGAGATCGAGGAGCGCAACGGCCGCACCTTCTGGGACGTTGCCCCGGACTGA
- a CDS encoding peptidoglycan-binding domain-containing protein — translation MSRSPRNQPAPAARRGRRHEPLPPARPASQGLGAVALDNPVATGGWLVMALTGGLIVANALAFQSGRHPAPLFATRDAPVSAPAAPVVTEAQLERQRLVRDVQMELRRLGMYGGLLDGLNGPATERGVRAYQRARGLAETGDIDTALLARLAMDTGGAVDNLPPLPPLPPETAPGHSSSGRSAPAASQASNPTTGSVRTTRVTPPMPAPSAPRAQTVSAPATTGPVPPASVGAGALSGDRARIARLQAALSEMGYGPISVDGFAGEQTANAIRRFELDRGLAITGALGPMVEQEVEKVLGRPL, via the coding sequence ATGAGCCGTTCGCCCCGAAACCAGCCCGCTCCCGCCGCCCGGCGTGGACGACGGCACGAACCGCTGCCTCCCGCGCGTCCGGCCTCGCAGGGCCTCGGTGCGGTGGCGCTCGACAATCCGGTCGCAACCGGCGGCTGGCTGGTCATGGCGCTGACCGGCGGTCTCATCGTCGCCAATGCCCTCGCCTTCCAGTCTGGCCGTCACCCGGCGCCGCTGTTCGCGACCCGCGATGCGCCTGTCAGCGCGCCGGCCGCACCGGTCGTCACCGAGGCGCAGCTGGAGCGGCAGCGGCTGGTGCGCGACGTGCAAATGGAGCTGCGGCGCCTTGGCATGTATGGCGGCCTGCTCGACGGGCTGAACGGCCCGGCGACGGAACGCGGCGTGCGCGCCTACCAGCGTGCGCGCGGCCTTGCCGAGACCGGCGATATCGATACCGCGCTGCTGGCGCGCCTTGCCATGGATACCGGCGGGGCCGTGGACAACCTGCCGCCGCTTCCTCCGCTGCCGCCGGAAACGGCGCCGGGTCACTCGTCATCCGGTCGTTCCGCGCCGGCCGCCTCCCAGGCCTCGAACCCGACGACCGGGTCGGTGCGCACCACCCGGGTCACGCCGCCGATGCCGGCCCCGTCTGCGCCGCGCGCGCAGACCGTCTCGGCACCGGCAACCACAGGCCCCGTGCCGCCCGCCTCGGTCGGCGCCGGCGCGCTGTCGGGCGACCGCGCCCGCATCGCCCGCCTGCAGGCGGCGCTGTCGGAAATGGGCTATGGTCCGATCAGCGTCGACGGATTCGCCGGCGAACAGACCGCCAATGCCATCCGCCGGTTCGAGCTCGACCGGGGCCTCGCCATCACCGGCGCGCTCGGCCCGATGGTCGAGCAGGAGGTGGAAAAGGTGCTCGGCCGGCCGCTGTAA
- a CDS encoding HAMP domain-containing sensor histidine kinase, whose translation MMPALQDRLRLAASHVDTLVHPDAAHEAAARASHGAFIRGHLACGALALALLPLMLAFNGITTLAVALILGWLTAHLPLAMYVSRTGQLARGQIASALLFAVSFGVLAALTGGSESPVLPLLVLAPVEAALAGRRRGIALVAAVTLAMAIGPSLAGLAMPAAAAPIGGFLPVSLLAATLAVLHAALLALRVGAATRRRESELVLREVRTELAARLTGEAVLRHGTGGRVEEANEAAARILALGHPAAATRELAGDGLFARVHVGDRPAYLKALSDAASEGAVQSLRLRLRRGINQPGEAGRPAYVVAELTVHPAPDGGGDVFSVLRDVTAETTLANERDTALAEAGKAREAHSRFLATVSHELRTPLNAILGFSDILRADTPNGAATEPQRVRDYAGTIHQSGSHLLQLVNDMLNMARIETGHYDLVAERFDLRTCLDSCRRMMEPEAARLGLRLSSDLPLTLGEVSADPRACRQIALNLLSNALKFTPEGGRVVLFARSEPQGFVFGVRDSGIGIAPADHERITEPFVQASAGLARLHDGAGLGLAVVKGLTTLSGGRMTLDSREGEGTCVSIALPTLATDTGAPAPRPTLSQRLAAPRGEAVRSTGHDIKRSA comes from the coding sequence ATGATGCCAGCATTGCAGGATCGGCTGAGGCTTGCGGCAAGCCATGTCGATACCCTGGTTCACCCGGATGCGGCCCATGAAGCGGCCGCCCGCGCCAGCCACGGCGCCTTCATCCGCGGCCATCTCGCCTGCGGCGCGCTGGCGCTCGCCCTGCTGCCGCTCATGCTCGCCTTCAACGGAATCACCACCCTTGCAGTTGCCCTGATTCTCGGCTGGCTGACGGCGCACCTGCCGCTGGCCATGTATGTCTCGCGCACGGGGCAGCTTGCCCGGGGACAGATCGCCTCGGCGCTGCTCTTCGCGGTGAGCTTCGGCGTGCTCGCCGCGCTGACGGGCGGCAGCGAATCGCCGGTGCTGCCCCTGCTCGTGCTCGCCCCCGTCGAAGCCGCGCTGGCCGGCCGCCGGCGCGGCATTGCCCTCGTCGCCGCCGTGACGCTGGCCATGGCCATCGGCCCCTCGCTCGCCGGATTGGCGATGCCCGCTGCCGCTGCCCCGATCGGCGGTTTCCTGCCCGTTTCCCTGCTAGCGGCAACGCTCGCCGTGCTTCACGCAGCCCTGCTGGCACTGCGCGTCGGAGCGGCCACCCGCCGGCGCGAGAGCGAACTTGTCCTGCGCGAGGTGCGCACCGAGCTTGCCGCACGACTGACCGGCGAAGCCGTGCTGCGGCACGGCACCGGCGGGCGCGTCGAGGAGGCGAACGAGGCCGCCGCGCGCATCCTTGCGCTCGGCCATCCGGCCGCCGCCACGCGGGAATTGGCCGGCGACGGACTGTTCGCCCGCGTCCATGTCGGCGACCGCCCCGCCTATCTCAAGGCCCTCAGCGACGCTGCCTCGGAAGGGGCGGTCCAAAGCTTGCGCCTGCGTCTGCGCCGGGGCATCAACCAGCCGGGCGAGGCCGGACGGCCCGCCTATGTCGTTGCCGAGCTGACCGTGCATCCGGCGCCGGACGGCGGCGGGGACGTGTTCAGCGTCCTGCGCGACGTCACGGCCGAGACGACGCTCGCCAACGAGCGCGACACCGCGCTCGCCGAGGCCGGCAAGGCCCGCGAGGCCCACTCCCGGTTCCTGGCCACCGTCAGCCACGAATTGCGGACGCCGCTCAACGCGATCCTTGGGTTCTCCGACATTCTGCGGGCGGATACCCCGAACGGCGCCGCCACCGAGCCGCAGCGGGTGCGCGACTATGCCGGCACGATCCACCAATCGGGCAGCCATCTGCTGCAGCTGGTCAACGACATGCTCAACATGGCGCGGATCGAGACCGGGCATTACGATCTCGTCGCCGAGCGCTTCGACCTGCGGACCTGCCTCGACAGCTGCCGCCGGATGATGGAGCCAGAGGCCGCGCGTCTCGGCCTGCGGCTGTCGTCCGACCTGCCGTTGACGCTCGGCGAGGTCAGTGCCGACCCGCGCGCCTGCCGCCAGATCGCATTGAATCTGCTGTCGAATGCGCTGAAGTTCACGCCGGAGGGCGGCCGCGTCGTGCTGTTCGCCCGCAGCGAGCCGCAGGGCTTCGTCTTCGGCGTGCGCGACAGCGGCATCGGCATCGCACCCGCCGACCACGAGCGGATCACCGAGCCTTTCGTGCAGGCAAGCGCCGGCCTCGCCCGGCTGCATGATGGCGCAGGCCTCGGCCTTGCCGTGGTCAAGGGCTTGACCACCTTGAGCGGCGGCCGCATGACGCTGGACAGCCGCGAGGGAGAAGGCACCTGCGTCAGCATCGCCCTGCCCACGCTGGCCACGGACACCGGGGCCCCCGCCCCGCGGCCGACACTTTCGCAAAGACTTGCGGCGCCCCGGGGGGAGGCCGTCCGCAGCACGGGACATGACATCAAGCGCAGCGCATGA
- a CDS encoding DUF5330 domain-containing protein: MFFLLRCAFWIALVLLILPIDTGEDGKESAGINPVTAFFAAQSTISDLSGFCERNPQTCETGGQAISQIGAKAKVSARMIYEYLDENGELTTGTTGTLTATDLEPVWSLPGGAPATTGTAGSPATAEAAAPAPVQQRSAQVAPIPAPGHGPVPLPRPKGADRPV; the protein is encoded by the coding sequence ATGTTCTTTCTTCTCAGATGCGCATTCTGGATCGCGCTCGTGCTGCTGATCTTGCCGATCGACACCGGCGAGGACGGCAAGGAGAGCGCCGGCATCAACCCCGTGACCGCGTTCTTCGCGGCCCAGTCGACGATCAGCGACCTGTCGGGCTTCTGCGAGCGCAATCCGCAGACCTGCGAAACCGGCGGCCAGGCGATCTCGCAGATCGGCGCCAAGGCCAAGGTCAGCGCGCGGATGATCTACGAATACCTCGACGAGAACGGCGAACTGACCACCGGCACGACCGGCACGCTGACCGCGACCGACCTGGAGCCGGTCTGGAGCCTGCCGGGTGGCGCGCCTGCGACCACCGGTACGGCCGGCAGCCCGGCGACCGCCGAAGCCGCAGCGCCCGCACCCGTTCAGCAGCGCTCGGCCCAGGTTGCGCCGATCCCGGCGCCCGGCCATGGCCCGGTCCCGCTGCCCCGTCCCAAGGGCGCGGACCGTCCGGTCTGA
- a CDS encoding SufE family protein translates to MIPPLDDILENFDFLEDWDDRYRYVIELGRMLPEFPEEERTDANKVRGCASQVWLVKSVEQGEDGAPLLVFQGDSDAHIVKGLVAIVLATYSGRSAAEIAKTDIDEIFSRIGLKEHLSAQRANGLKSMVERIRADARAALAEA, encoded by the coding sequence ATGATCCCGCCGCTCGACGACATTCTTGAGAACTTCGACTTCCTCGAAGACTGGGACGACCGCTACCGCTATGTGATCGAACTGGGGCGGATGCTGCCGGAGTTTCCCGAGGAGGAGCGCACCGACGCCAACAAGGTGCGCGGCTGCGCCTCGCAGGTCTGGCTGGTGAAGTCGGTGGAACAGGGCGAGGACGGCGCGCCCCTTCTGGTGTTCCAGGGCGACAGCGACGCCCATATCGTCAAGGGGCTGGTCGCCATCGTGCTCGCCACCTATTCCGGGCGCAGCGCGGCGGAGATCGCCAAGACCGATATCGACGAGATCTTTTCGCGCATCGGCCTCAAGGAGCACCTGTCGGCGCAGCGGGCGAACGGCCTGAAGTCGATGGTCGAGCGCATCCGCGCGGACGCCCGCGCAGCGCTTGCCGAGGCCTGA
- a CDS encoding DUF6456 domain-containing protein: protein MAASRRALDRLLVRLAAAHAWRPQDGPNGALQLTPLPGPANLRKGGSAPPTPPPPGSPATSRSPVSSAPTSPSCPTSLTVDPAQLRAAFAAGLVERGSAGRLVLSQAGRARLRRLAAGEEDFAAQHRETGTRRIAIAGAGDEIVTVNHAESPLAWLRRRRARSGEPILDDGQFAAGERLRADHTYGAIVPGLRGMAWSALGSGAGGSGGRDPRGGLVELTDTTLAARERLERAMREVGPELAGVLIDVCCELKGLEQVERERRWPPRSAKVVLLLGLTRLARHYGYG, encoded by the coding sequence ATGGCCGCTTCCCGCCGCGCGCTCGACCGCCTGCTCGTCCGCCTTGCCGCCGCACACGCCTGGCGCCCGCAGGACGGCCCGAACGGCGCCCTGCAGCTCACGCCCCTGCCCGGCCCCGCGAACCTCCGAAAGGGCGGCTCCGCCCCTCCCACACCGCCACCGCCCGGCTCTCCCGCGACTTCCCGCTCCCCCGTCTCTTCCGCTCCGACGTCCCCCTCCTGCCCCACCTCGCTCACCGTCGATCCGGCGCAGCTGCGCGCCGCCTTTGCCGCCGGGCTGGTGGAACGGGGCAGTGCCGGCCGGCTCGTCCTGTCGCAGGCCGGCCGTGCCCGGCTCAGGCGCCTTGCCGCAGGCGAGGAGGATTTCGCCGCCCAGCACCGGGAGACCGGCACCCGCCGCATCGCCATTGCCGGGGCGGGCGACGAGATCGTCACCGTCAATCACGCGGAAAGCCCGCTCGCCTGGCTGCGCCGGCGGCGCGCGCGCAGCGGCGAGCCGATCCTGGACGACGGGCAGTTCGCGGCCGGCGAGCGGCTGCGCGCCGATCACACCTACGGCGCCATCGTTCCGGGACTGCGCGGCATGGCCTGGTCGGCACTGGGGAGCGGCGCCGGCGGCAGCGGCGGACGCGATCCGCGCGGCGGCCTTGTCGAGCTGACCGACACCACGCTGGCCGCGCGCGAGCGTCTTGAACGGGCGATGCGGGAAGTCGGGCCGGAGCTTGCCGGCGTGCTGATCGACGTGTGCTGCGAGCTCAAGGGGCTGGAGCAAGTCGAGCGGGAGCGGCGCTGGCCGCCGCGCTCCGCCAAGGTGGTCTTGCTGCTCGGGCTGACGCGGCTCGCCCGCCACTACGGCTACGGCTGA
- a CDS encoding helix-turn-helix domain-containing protein has protein sequence MTGLSGVSHLGGLTVGVPAAPRSRPVRGAGLLVTACVLSVFEVEEADLSQPSRGRAHVALARQIAMYLHHVILERTLTDIAREFGRDRTTVAHACRLVEDRRDEPDFDAMIGGLETALQAGLAALPRSRAAA, from the coding sequence ATGACTGGATTGTCCGGAGTTTCACACCTCGGCGGCCTGACCGTCGGTGTGCCCGCGGCCCCTCGGTCTCGTCCGGTGCGGGGGGCGGGGTTACTCGTCACCGCCTGTGTCCTGTCGGTCTTCGAGGTGGAGGAAGCCGACCTGTCCCAGCCCAGTCGCGGCCGGGCCCATGTTGCCCTGGCCCGTCAGATTGCCATGTATCTGCATCATGTCATCCTCGAGCGCACGCTGACCGACATTGCCCGCGAGTTCGGACGTGATCGCACCACTGTCGCCCATGCCTGCCGTCTGGTCGAGGACCGGCGCGACGAGCCGGACTTCGACGCGATGATCGGCGGGCTGGAGACCGCGCTTCAGGCGGGTCTTGCGGCCCTGCCGCGCAGCCGGGCGGCTGCCTGA
- a CDS encoding serine hydrolase, producing MFKTTTVRLCAASLLWIGTMLPVDAQSLNEQLRKSFAAGELPGLHGAIVDFQGKRLAEVYFPGEDERWGLPQGLQDHSAASLHDLRSVTKSVVGLLYGIALAEGKVPEPDAPLYAQFPQYPDLLAQPGRELILVRHALSMQMGTEWNEDLPYSDPRNSEIAMENAPDRYRFILEQPIREAPGETWIYSGGAVALLGKLIETGTGLPLDRYAAEKLFAPLGIETFEWIAGADGEPSAASGLRLTLPDLARIGQLVADHGVHEGQQIVPRDWLARSFEPRATVNEVTRYGYLWYLAGSPDRTIAVAVGNGGQRLTVQPDPGLVVASFAGRYNDPESWQTSIKVLLDFAVPEAKRLLGK from the coding sequence ATGTTCAAGACCACCACCGTCCGCCTGTGCGCGGCCTCGCTCCTTTGGATCGGCACCATGCTTCCCGTTGATGCGCAATCGCTGAACGAACAGCTCCGCAAGAGCTTTGCGGCCGGCGAGCTGCCCGGCCTGCACGGCGCGATCGTCGACTTTCAGGGCAAGCGCTTGGCCGAGGTCTATTTTCCCGGCGAGGACGAGCGCTGGGGCCTGCCGCAGGGCCTGCAGGACCACTCTGCCGCCTCGCTGCACGACCTGCGCTCCGTCACAAAATCGGTGGTCGGCCTGCTCTACGGGATCGCCCTTGCCGAGGGCAAGGTTCCGGAGCCCGATGCGCCGCTTTACGCCCAGTTCCCGCAATATCCCGACCTCCTGGCACAGCCGGGCCGCGAGCTCATTCTGGTACGGCATGCCCTGTCGATGCAGATGGGCACGGAGTGGAACGAGGACCTGCCCTACAGCGACCCGCGCAACAGCGAGATCGCGATGGAAAACGCGCCGGACCGCTACCGCTTCATCCTGGAACAGCCCATCCGCGAGGCGCCCGGCGAGACGTGGATCTACAGCGGCGGCGCCGTCGCCTTGCTGGGAAAGCTGATCGAGACCGGCACCGGCCTGCCGCTGGACCGCTACGCCGCCGAGAAACTGTTCGCGCCGCTCGGCATCGAGACCTTCGAATGGATCGCGGGCGCCGATGGCGAGCCCTCGGCTGCCTCCGGCCTGCGGCTGACGCTGCCGGACCTTGCACGCATCGGGCAGCTGGTGGCCGATCACGGCGTCCATGAGGGGCAGCAGATCGTCCCGCGCGACTGGCTCGCCCGGTCGTTCGAGCCGAGGGCAACGGTCAACGAGGTCACGCGCTACGGCTATCTCTGGTATCTCGCCGGCTCGCCGGATCGCACCATCGCCGTCGCGGTCGGCAATGGCGGCCAGCGGCTGACCGTGCAGCCCGATCCCGGCCTCGTCGTCGCCTCCTTCGCCGGCCGCTACAACGATCCCGAGAGCTGGCAGACCTCCATCAAGGTCCTGCTCGACTTCGCCGTGCCGGAAGCAAAGCGCCTGCTCGGCAAATAG
- a CDS encoding DUF1254 domain-containing protein gives MSARSRKTPFRFALRAPDGMVVVRVLLLTLAGLFLGGIIHIAIVLGVPGQVPESAYARVAAFGPDGVFNRLPAVEPGAEPLPMLDPMMIHAACRFDLGQGPLKIEAALPPPFWSFALFDAGGRAIYSLNDRTSGAGGRLEVLVLTTEQLSVLRENPPEGLEDLIVIETDATHGYALLRAFDGAPLQRERIEAAMAQASCRGL, from the coding sequence ATGAGCGCGCGCTCCCGCAAGACCCCGTTCCGCTTCGCGCTGCGGGCGCCCGACGGCATGGTCGTGGTGCGCGTGCTGCTGCTGACGCTGGCCGGGCTGTTTCTCGGCGGCATCATCCATATCGCCATCGTGCTCGGCGTGCCCGGCCAGGTGCCGGAAAGCGCCTATGCGCGGGTGGCCGCCTTCGGGCCGGACGGGGTGTTCAACCGCCTGCCGGCCGTGGAGCCGGGCGCCGAGCCGCTGCCGATGCTCGACCCGATGATGATCCATGCCGCCTGCCGGTTCGATCTCGGCCAGGGCCCGTTGAAGATCGAGGCGGCACTGCCGCCCCCCTTCTGGTCCTTCGCCCTGTTCGACGCGGGCGGGCGGGCGATCTACAGCCTCAACGACCGCACCTCCGGTGCCGGCGGCCGGCTGGAAGTGCTGGTGCTCACCACCGAGCAGCTCAGCGTCCTGCGCGAGAACCCGCCGGAGGGCCTGGAGGACCTCATCGTCATCGAGACCGATGCCACGCACGGCTACGCTCTGTTGCGCGCCTTCGACGGTGCGCCCTTGCAGCGCGAGCGGATCGAGGCGGCAATGGCTCAGGCGAGCTGCCGTGGGCTTTGA
- a CDS encoding DUF1214 domain-containing protein, with product MTLALLHDPETDGLRPDRVPSILRRRRRSLALDLAIVLAIAMVTGFSTAYLAVERAPAFGALQLGVWEARPRQGTREADPYSTATHARTGRVPLASGEGLMFLAETDSAGNALSPRCDYEISGQAAPARLWTMVALDSELRLVADGSPRSGVDSRHLLRRPNGEFTITAAARARPGNWLPTSDTARGLVLALRLYDTPLTTGTGVANVPMPEIRRGQCR from the coding sequence GTGACACTCGCCCTGCTTCACGATCCCGAGACCGACGGCCTGCGGCCCGATCGCGTCCCCTCCATCCTGCGGCGGCGCCGGCGCAGCCTCGCGCTGGATCTCGCCATTGTCCTGGCCATCGCCATGGTCACCGGCTTTTCCACCGCCTATCTGGCGGTGGAGCGGGCGCCGGCCTTCGGCGCGCTGCAGCTCGGCGTGTGGGAGGCCCGCCCGCGCCAGGGCACCCGCGAGGCCGATCCCTATTCCACCGCCACTCACGCCCGCACGGGGCGCGTGCCGCTGGCCAGCGGCGAGGGGCTGATGTTCCTCGCCGAGACCGACAGCGCCGGCAACGCGCTGTCGCCGCGTTGCGACTACGAGATTTCCGGCCAGGCCGCGCCGGCCCGGCTGTGGACCATGGTTGCGCTCGACAGCGAGTTGCGGCTGGTCGCCGACGGCTCGCCGCGCAGCGGCGTCGACAGCCGTCACCTGCTGCGCCGCCCGAACGGCGAGTTCACCATCACCGCCGCCGCCCGCGCCCGGCCGGGCAACTGGCTGCCGACCTCGGACACGGCGCGCGGGCTGGTGCTGGCGCTGCGCCTCTACGACACACCGCTGACCACCGGCACGGGCGTCGCCAACGTGCCGATGCCGGAGATCCGCAGGGGGCAGTGCCGATGA